Proteins encoded in a region of the Gammaproteobacteria bacterium genome:
- a CDS encoding Rrf2 family transcriptional regulator, protein MRLTTFTDYSLRVLIYLALKGEENTTIAEISEVYGISKNHLMKVVQELSQKGYLVASRGKNGGLRLSTDPAQINIGQLVRSMESDLALTECLGRNNHCVLTPACALQTMLTEALDAFFVVLDGYNLADIVKGRRRERLVDLLNIA, encoded by the coding sequence ATGCGCCTGACCACCTTCACCGATTATTCCCTGCGGGTACTTATCTACCTGGCACTCAAGGGCGAGGAAAATACCACCATTGCCGAGATTTCCGAGGTCTATGGGATATCGAAGAATCATCTCATGAAGGTGGTCCAGGAACTGAGCCAGAAGGGCTATCTGGTAGCCTCGCGCGGGAAAAATGGTGGTCTGCGCCTGAGCACCGATCCGGCGCAGATCAACATCGGACAGTTGGTTAGATCGATGGAGAGCGACCTCGCACTCACGGAATGCCTCGGGCGGAATAATCACTGCGTTCTGACCCCTGCCTGTGCACTACAGACTATGTTAACGGAGGCGTTGGACGCTTTTTTTGTGGTGCTTGACGGGTACAATCTGGCCGACATTGTGAAGGGGCGAAGGCGCGAGCGACTGGTGGATTTACTGAACATTGCGTGA
- a CDS encoding PAS domain-containing protein, whose amino-acid sequence MTKEINSDIKPGPPLSSPPCSMHEVDPAYMGLTGRSGRAETLGGAELARLGAAVLSDIPDAVVFSDREGLIRFWNASAERIFGFSHAEAMGESLDIIIPERLRQRHWDGYYRMMQSGKAQHPADELLAVPALSKSGEPLSIQFTVAPVKNTEGALVGIVAVMRDVTATYAELRHLRR is encoded by the coding sequence ATGACAAAGGAAATCAATTCGGATATCAAACCTGGGCCGCCGCTGAGCTCCCCGCCCTGCTCCATGCATGAGGTTGATCCCGCCTATATGGGGCTCACTGGGCGCAGCGGCCGGGCGGAAACGCTGGGCGGTGCTGAGCTGGCTCGCCTGGGCGCGGCCGTGCTGTCCGACATTCCGGATGCGGTGGTGTTTTCGGATCGCGAAGGACTGATTCGCTTTTGGAATGCCAGTGCTGAACGAATATTTGGCTTTTCGCACGCGGAAGCCATGGGCGAATCACTGGATATCATCATTCCGGAACGGCTCCGACAGCGCCACTGGGATGGGTACTACCGAATGATGCAGTCCGGCAAGGCGCAGCACCCGGCGGATGAACTGCTGGCAGTGCCAGCCCTCAGCAAATCCGGCGAACCTTTATCAATCCAGTTTACGGTTGCCCCGGTAAAAAATACGGAGGGAGCGCTGGTCGGCATAGTGGCAGTGATGCGTGATGTCACCGCGACTTATGCGGAACTCAGACACCTGCGGCGATGA
- a CDS encoding transposase: MLAQGRDGLGKTAYERHLPEQTLLYQLVETHYPALVDQLAQQGKSLPAHVHREFEAYLKCGRLEHGFLRVRCDKCHFERLVAFSCKKRGFCPSCGARRMAETAALLADEVFPDVPLRQWVISFPFPLRYLFAAYPQAMGKVLGIVYRAISTHLIHKAGLSLRDGATGAVTLIQRFGSALNLNIHFHILFLDGVYVYRDNRPPRFRRVKAPDKGELEELVQLISQRVGRCLERQGMLEQDTESAWLDLDPAEDTDAMPQILGSSISYRIAVGSQQGQKAFMIRTIRPLERPDPGLERVAKANGFSMHAGVSCEGHQKEKRERLCRYISRPAVAVPRLSLSSTGKVVYTLKTPYRDGTTQVAFEPVDFVARLAALVPKPRVNLTRYHGVLAPNHRWRGLVTPARPGKGIKSISNAEVRTPAERHTAMTWAQRLKHVFSIDIEVCSRCGGSARVIACIEDQDVIDRILDHLRQKEQETPTRPLLVPPTRAPPGTLPLFAGKDSRPTAPH; this comes from the coding sequence ATGTTGGCACAAGGCAGGGATGGCCTTGGCAAAACCGCTTACGAACGCCATCTACCCGAGCAGACACTACTCTACCAGCTCGTCGAAACGCACTACCCCGCCCTTGTGGACCAACTGGCCCAGCAGGGTAAATCCCTACCTGCACATGTCCACCGGGAATTTGAGGCTTACCTGAAGTGCGGTCGCCTAGAGCACGGCTTTCTCCGGGTGCGCTGCGACAAATGCCACTTCGAGCGTCTGGTAGCTTTTTCCTGCAAGAAACGCGGGTTCTGCCCCAGTTGTGGCGCCCGCCGCATGGCCGAGACCGCCGCCCTGCTGGCCGATGAGGTATTTCCCGATGTCCCGCTTCGCCAGTGGGTCATCAGCTTCCCCTTTCCCCTGCGCTACCTGTTTGCGGCCTACCCCCAGGCCATGGGCAAGGTGCTGGGCATCGTTTACCGGGCGATCTCCACCCACTTGATCCACAAGGCCGGATTATCGCTCAGGGATGGCGCCACCGGGGCAGTAACGCTAATCCAGCGCTTCGGTTCCGCCCTGAACCTCAACATACATTTCCACATCCTGTTTCTGGATGGCGTCTATGTGTATCGCGACAATCGACCACCCCGATTTCGCCGCGTCAAGGCACCGGACAAAGGCGAGTTGGAGGAGTTGGTTCAACTGATCAGCCAACGCGTAGGCCGCTGCCTCGAGCGCCAGGGCATGCTGGAACAGGACACCGAGAGTGCCTGGCTGGACCTCGACCCCGCCGAGGATACCGATGCCATGCCACAGATCCTGGGCAGTTCCATCTCCTACCGCATAGCCGTTGGCTCACAGCAAGGCCAGAAAGCGTTCATGATCCGCACTATCCGCCCGCTGGAGCGACCTGATCCTGGTTTGGAGCGGGTCGCCAAGGCCAACGGATTCTCCATGCATGCCGGTGTGAGTTGCGAAGGGCATCAAAAAGAAAAACGTGAGAGGCTGTGCCGCTATATATCCCGCCCGGCCGTGGCTGTTCCCCGCCTGTCACTGAGCTCCACGGGAAAGGTGGTCTACACGCTGAAAACTCCGTACCGGGATGGAACGACCCAGGTGGCCTTCGAGCCGGTGGATTTCGTTGCCCGTTTGGCGGCACTGGTGCCGAAGCCGAGGGTCAACCTCACCCGCTACCATGGCGTTCTCGCTCCAAACCACCGCTGGCGTGGGCTGGTCACGCCAGCCAGGCCTGGGAAAGGCATCAAGTCTATCTCCAACGCAGAAGTCCGCACACCCGCCGAGCGCCATACCGCCATGACCTGGGCCCAGCGCCTAAAACATGTGTTCAGTATCGACATCGAGGTCTGCAGCCGCTGCGGCGGATCTGCCAGGGTCATCGCCTGTATCGAGGACCAGGACGTCATCGACCGGATCCTGGATCACCTGCGCCAGAAAGAACAGGAAACACCGACTCGGCCATTGCTGGTGCCACCGACCAGAGCGCCACCTGGGACATTGCCGCTTTTCGCTGGGAAGGATTCCAGACCAACAGCACCCCACTAG
- a CDS encoding integrase domain-containing protein: protein MRDLNYQLKLLCKHSHEGSFETRVGRERQLSAIANQLHDLGFRQLKATSLKQKHVQTLVDLWLKQNLSPGTIKNRMSCLRWWAEKVNKRAVVAGSNDFYGIPDRQFVSEQSKAKDLAQEQLAQVKDEHVRMSLRLQQAFGLRREEALKIQPRWADRGKHLHLKARWTKGGRERTVPIRTIEQRALLEQAKQLAGLGSLIPSGRQYIEQLRIYERHTANAGLSKMHGLRHAYAQQRYQELTGWPSPHAGGPTKGKLSEAQRRRDHEARLTISKELGHVREQITAVYLGR, encoded by the coding sequence ATGAGAGACCTGAACTACCAACTGAAATTGTTATGCAAACACAGTCACGAAGGCAGCTTCGAAACCCGGGTGGGCCGAGAGCGCCAGCTGAGCGCTATCGCCAACCAGTTACACGACTTGGGGTTCCGACAATTGAAGGCCACTTCTTTGAAACAAAAGCATGTCCAGACCCTGGTGGACCTGTGGCTCAAACAAAACCTCTCCCCTGGCACCATCAAGAACCGGATGAGCTGTTTGCGCTGGTGGGCAGAGAAGGTGAACAAACGGGCTGTAGTAGCCGGCAGTAACGATTTCTATGGCATACCGGACCGGCAGTTTGTGTCCGAGCAGAGCAAGGCGAAAGACCTGGCCCAGGAGCAACTCGCTCAGGTCAAGGATGAACACGTTCGCATGAGCTTGCGCCTGCAACAGGCCTTTGGGCTAAGGCGGGAAGAAGCCTTAAAGATTCAGCCCCGCTGGGCGGACCGGGGCAAGCACCTGCATCTCAAGGCCCGCTGGACCAAGGGCGGGCGAGAACGCACAGTGCCCATTCGCACCATAGAGCAGCGAGCTTTACTGGAACAGGCAAAACAACTGGCCGGGTTGGGTTCTCTGATCCCCAGTGGCCGGCAGTACATCGAGCAGCTGAGAATCTACGAGCGCCACACTGCCAATGCCGGGTTATCGAAAATGCATGGCCTGCGCCATGCCTATGCCCAGCAACGCTACCAGGAGCTCACGGGCTGGCCATCGCCCCATGCGGGTGGGCCTACCAAAGGAAAACTCAGTGAGGCTCAAAGGCGAAGGGACCATGAGGCCCGCCTGACGATAAGCAAAGAGCTGGGCCATGTCAGAGAGCAGATCACTGCTGTCTACCTGGGGCGCTGA
- a CDS encoding site-specific integrase, with product MSKRIPGLYKRGTQGIWHVDKRVRGYGRLHESTGTSELEEAERYLIRRLEELRKATVYGIRPERTFRQAATRFLLDYQHKRSIGRYAQSLRILDPHIGDLPLRRVHQGTLESFIRHRRKQGMRANTINRDLAVVRRILTLAARLWRDDSGLTWLETAPLLQLLDCDDARKPYPLSWDEQARLFARLPEHLREMALFKVNTGTREQEVVCLRWDWEVSIPELKTSVFVVPGGGVKNGEDRLVVMNAEARAVINRQRGRNPEYVFTYSKGQPVDRINTKAWRRAREEAGLPQARVHDLKHTFGRRLRAKGVSHETRQVLLGHKNGQITTHYSAAEIGELIDAVEKVSWSGSSAPTLTLIKNENSRKSPAVGRRENVKLV from the coding sequence ATGTCAAAGCGAATCCCGGGCCTCTACAAGAGAGGCACCCAGGGCATCTGGCACGTTGATAAACGCGTCAGGGGGTATGGCCGACTTCACGAGAGCACTGGAACAAGTGAGCTCGAGGAGGCGGAAAGGTACCTGATTAGACGATTGGAAGAGCTGCGCAAGGCGACTGTTTATGGCATTCGACCTGAGCGCACTTTTCGGCAGGCGGCCACCAGGTTTTTGCTGGATTACCAGCATAAGCGCAGTATTGGCCGTTACGCACAATCCCTGAGAATTCTGGACCCGCATATAGGTGATCTGCCTTTGCGCCGGGTCCATCAGGGCACGCTGGAGTCGTTCATCCGGCACCGTCGGAAGCAGGGTATGAGAGCCAACACCATTAACCGCGATCTGGCGGTGGTGCGGCGAATTCTGACGCTTGCCGCCCGATTATGGCGGGATGACTCGGGTTTGACCTGGCTTGAAACAGCCCCTTTGCTGCAGTTGCTTGACTGTGACGATGCCCGAAAGCCATATCCCCTATCATGGGACGAGCAGGCGAGGCTGTTTGCGCGCTTGCCGGAACACTTAAGGGAAATGGCCTTGTTCAAGGTCAATACTGGAACGCGGGAACAGGAAGTGGTTTGTTTACGGTGGGATTGGGAAGTATCAATTCCGGAGCTGAAAACCAGCGTCTTTGTTGTCCCGGGTGGCGGTGTTAAGAATGGGGAGGATCGACTGGTAGTGATGAATGCCGAAGCGCGGGCGGTGATCAATCGCCAACGTGGGAGGAACCCGGAATATGTTTTTACCTACTCGAAGGGTCAGCCTGTTGATCGCATAAATACCAAGGCGTGGCGCAGGGCGCGGGAGGAAGCTGGATTACCTCAGGCGCGGGTACATGATTTGAAGCATACCTTCGGTCGCCGGTTGCGGGCCAAAGGCGTCAGTCATGAAACCCGGCAGGTTCTCCTGGGCCATAAGAACGGCCAGATCACCACGCATTACTCCGCTGCAGAAATTGGGGAACTGATAGACGCGGTGGAGAAAGTGAGTTGGTCCGGTAGTTCAGCGCCGACGCTGACCTTGATTAAAAATGAAAACTCCCGCAAATCTCCCGCAGTTGGGAGACGGGAAAACGTAAAATTGGTTTGA
- a CDS encoding metalloregulator ArsR/SmtB family transcription factor — MDSFAALADPTRRRIIETLAQGPLSSGEIAGRFDISAPAISQHLKALRTARLVRVRIAAQWRIYELDEEGIDELRKWVDNIKRY; from the coding sequence ATGGACAGCTTTGCTGCTCTTGCAGATCCCACCCGCCGCCGGATCATCGAGACCTTGGCGCAGGGTCCCCTGTCGTCCGGTGAAATTGCCGGACGATTCGATATCAGCGCACCGGCCATCTCGCAACACCTGAAGGCACTACGCACTGCCAGGCTGGTGCGAGTTCGCATAGCAGCTCAGTGGCGAATCTATGAGCTCGACGAGGAAGGCATTGATGAACTGCGGAAGTGGGTCGACAACATCAAGCGCTACTGA
- a CDS encoding LysR family transcriptional regulator, with translation MEIRHLRYFIAVAEELHFSRAAERLNIEQSPLSRTIKQLETELGAVLFDRASRGTRLTWAGQVFLEDARRVLLGIDQAKANVKAAATGYRGTLRIALSDGIARSRLTTLLALCREEEPEVEIRLFETPLSQQLKGLRSDLYDAGFALSDDVVDGIVAEPVWHDALVVAVPIRHPLLVHKRVPLHEVMNYPLVLCRPEVCQGCSQQLDRLLNLVDAQPVVAERVATHDLMLTLVAAGYGVGFSNMARLEASHHKDVIIRPLAGNPFMMTTYLLRPDSDPSEQLNSFMHRVNHVGS, from the coding sequence ATGGAGATACGCCACCTTCGATATTTCATCGCCGTCGCCGAAGAATTGCACTTCAGTCGTGCTGCCGAACGACTGAATATCGAGCAATCTCCCTTGTCGCGCACCATCAAGCAACTCGAAACCGAACTGGGAGCCGTACTGTTCGACCGTGCCAGCCGGGGTACACGGCTGACTTGGGCCGGCCAGGTATTCCTGGAGGATGCCCGCCGTGTCTTGTTAGGCATTGATCAGGCCAAGGCTAACGTCAAAGCTGCCGCTACGGGCTATCGCGGCACACTGCGTATTGCATTGTCCGACGGCATCGCTCGCAGTCGTTTGACCACATTACTGGCGCTTTGCCGGGAAGAGGAGCCGGAAGTCGAGATCCGCCTGTTTGAGACACCTCTCTCGCAGCAACTGAAAGGTCTCCGCAGTGATCTGTATGACGCCGGCTTCGCGCTGTCCGATGACGTAGTCGACGGTATCGTCGCCGAGCCGGTCTGGCATGATGCTTTGGTAGTGGCTGTACCAATCAGACATCCCCTATTGGTGCATAAGCGAGTACCCCTGCATGAAGTCATGAACTACCCGCTGGTACTCTGCCGCCCGGAAGTTTGCCAGGGATGTAGCCAACAACTGGACCGCCTACTCAATTTGGTTGATGCGCAACCCGTCGTAGCAGAGCGTGTAGCCACGCATGATTTGATGCTGACATTGGTGGCTGCGGGCTATGGGGTCGGCTTCTCCAACATGGCCCGGCTTGAAGCCTCCCATCATAAGGACGTCATTATCAGACCGCTGGCGGGCAACCCGTTCATGATGACGACCTACCTGCTACGGCCAGACAGTGATCCGTCCGAGCAGTTGAACAGCTTCATGCACCGCGTAAATCACGTCGGATCGTGA
- a CDS encoding AlpA family transcriptional regulator, which yields MSSQSLPTQPVERRILRRAEVEAKTGFKRAHIYNLMKAGKFPKALRLGVRAVGWDAAEIDQWIEDRLNERT from the coding sequence ATGTCCTCACAATCTCTCCCGACACAACCGGTCGAACGCCGCATCTTGCGCCGTGCCGAGGTTGAAGCCAAGACCGGCTTCAAGCGCGCGCACATTTACAACCTGATGAAAGCGGGCAAATTTCCCAAGGCGCTGCGCCTTGGTGTGCGCGCCGTGGGCTGGGACGCTGCCGAAATCGACCAGTGGATCGAAGACCGCCTCAACGAGCGTACCTGA
- a CDS encoding ParA family protein: protein MQVVSIISTKGGVGKTTTAANLGGIAADAGLRVLLLDLDVQPTLSSYFTLHSHAPGGIYELLAFNEQDHARLISHTVIDGLDLILSNDDKGQLNTLLLHAPDGRLRLRNLLPAFRPHYDLLLIDTQGARSVLLEMAVLASDLALSPVTPEILAAREFRRGTLQLMQDIAPYRRLGIEPPPLQLLINRVHSVSANARLIQEALHDLFATEPGIVVLDTRIPAIEAYPRASTQAQPVHRVEYRRPKGRVTPAAFDTMRTLACELFPAWESVFNQLRAGAHQRVGT, encoded by the coding sequence ATGCAGGTGGTATCCATCATTTCGACCAAAGGCGGCGTGGGCAAGACCACCACGGCCGCCAACCTGGGCGGCATCGCGGCCGATGCGGGGCTGCGCGTCCTGTTGCTCGACTTGGACGTGCAGCCCACCCTGTCCAGCTATTTCACGCTGCATTCCCATGCGCCGGGTGGCATCTATGAGCTGCTGGCCTTCAATGAGCAGGATCATGCCCGCCTGATATCGCACACCGTCATCGACGGCTTGGACCTGATACTGTCCAATGACGACAAGGGACAACTGAATACCCTGTTGTTGCATGCGCCCGACGGTCGGCTGCGGCTGCGCAATCTGCTACCTGCGTTCCGCCCCCACTATGACCTGCTGCTGATCGATACCCAGGGCGCACGCAGCGTCCTGCTGGAGATGGCGGTACTGGCCTCCGACCTTGCCCTCTCTCCGGTCACGCCCGAGATTCTGGCAGCACGGGAATTCCGCCGTGGCACCCTGCAATTGATGCAGGACATCGCGCCCTACCGGCGTCTTGGCATCGAACCGCCGCCGCTGCAACTGCTCATCAACCGAGTTCACTCGGTCTCCGCCAATGCGCGGCTGATCCAGGAGGCGCTGCACGACCTGTTTGCCACTGAGCCAGGCATCGTCGTGCTCGATACCCGCATCCCGGCCATCGAAGCCTACCCCCGTGCCTCGACCCAGGCCCAGCCCGTTCACCGGGTGGAGTACCGCCGCCCCAAAGGGCGAGTCACGCCGGCTGCCTTCGACACCATGCGCACACTGGCCTGCGAGTTGTTTCCCGCCTGGGAATCAGTATTCAACCAGTTGCGAGCTGGTGCGCATCAGAGGGTTGGCACATGA
- a CDS encoding type II toxin-antitoxin system HicA family toxin, with protein sequence MNRFPIPARGYKRLKPLIEFALNEGWEVTRTAGGHLRFTKPGLPAIYTGSTPSDHRSTRNALARMRRQARAAAKEGGNDG encoded by the coding sequence ATGAACCGCTTCCCCATTCCGGCGCGGGGTTACAAGCGCCTCAAGCCACTGATCGAGTTTGCCCTGAACGAAGGCTGGGAAGTCACTCGCACCGCTGGGGGCCATCTGCGATTCACCAAGCCCGGACTACCCGCGATCTACACGGGCTCGACACCCAGTGACCATCGGTCCACGCGCAATGCCCTCGCACGCATGCGGCGACAGGCGCGAGCGGCTGCCAAGGAGGGGGGCAACGATGGCTGA
- a CDS encoding DUF2857 domain-containing protein, with protein sequence MSVPHPLNQAVIAQALHDLRNGQLRRCKAMGFGEEELGALKHPALVSVLINATVPWCSVTVNRDVLQRLLRQVADVEKEIAAVDRMLRLGASTEMVSKFYGLTHQEVALRRDILGLPKRKGRHPELNEAQDTELWRRWEPEVKQRGIALDDSMAMLELTLDLAEDLDLPASVLWLTIHGWIDQGLV encoded by the coding sequence ATGTCGGTACCGCATCCACTCAACCAAGCTGTGATCGCACAGGCGTTGCACGATCTGCGCAACGGTCAGTTGCGTCGCTGCAAGGCCATGGGTTTCGGCGAGGAGGAACTGGGCGCCCTGAAACATCCGGCACTGGTCAGCGTACTGATCAATGCCACCGTGCCCTGGTGCTCGGTGACCGTGAACCGCGACGTGCTGCAACGCCTGCTGCGCCAAGTGGCGGATGTCGAAAAGGAGATAGCCGCCGTCGATCGTATGCTGCGCCTGGGCGCCAGCACCGAGATGGTGAGCAAGTTCTACGGGCTGACGCATCAGGAAGTGGCCTTGCGCCGCGACATTCTCGGCCTGCCCAAGCGCAAGGGCCGTCATCCAGAGCTGAATGAGGCACAGGACACTGAGCTGTGGCGGCGCTGGGAGCCCGAGGTCAAGCAGCGTGGCATCGCGCTCGATGACTCTATGGCGATGCTGGAACTCACCCTGGATCTGGCCGAGGACCTCGACTTGCCAGCCTCCGTTTTGTGGTTAACCATCCATGGCTGGATCGATCAGGGCCTGGTGTAA
- a CDS encoding STY4528 family pathogenicity island replication protein, translating into MATDDPGRPKGPVSLAALLDEATQHLKPSSEESTPQDGFLFSGNRHESVPRGLFLDRRLTPLERNAWQVFRLLLNDDGVTAFPTYERLRPYLASMPCTAKASHETVARALTQLRLTRWLSLVRRRRDARSGRIQGNLYVLHDEPLSPFEAMQLDTEYLGLVSQALTHSAKAVRVVGVHTLREITEDPMVSGRTLPSRLQVMAQRLAEQNWDANISDQEPVDNPKTVESAQGLLRHYDEPLSESESGRKAPSDGTLPIPKNDSTVRKRSIKNNKVRTVLRELEYLDLPPRFHRLDDEQQAGALLALRKVDSELQQAVLDEWDVRCCDSHVQKPANYLFGIIQRAIRGEFHAWAGVGPSRKDPPPTPAHRIDTETERPAQPVDPEQAKAHIACLQAMFRST; encoded by the coding sequence ATGGCCACCGACGATCCCGGCCGACCCAAAGGCCCCGTCTCGCTGGCGGCGCTCCTCGATGAAGCCACCCAACACCTGAAACCCTCCTCGGAGGAATCCACCCCACAGGATGGCTTCCTGTTCAGCGGTAACCGTCACGAGAGTGTTCCCAGGGGACTGTTCCTCGATCGCCGCCTGACACCCCTGGAGCGCAATGCCTGGCAGGTGTTTCGCCTGCTGCTGAACGATGATGGCGTGACCGCCTTTCCCACCTACGAGCGCCTGCGACCCTACCTGGCATCGATGCCATGTACGGCCAAGGCATCCCACGAAACCGTGGCCCGTGCACTGACCCAGTTGCGATTGACCCGATGGCTTAGCCTGGTGCGGCGACGACGGGACGCCCGTTCCGGACGCATCCAGGGCAACCTCTACGTGCTGCATGACGAACCGCTGTCCCCCTTCGAGGCCATGCAGCTCGACACCGAATACCTGGGGCTGGTCAGCCAGGCACTGACACACTCGGCGAAAGCGGTGCGGGTCGTCGGTGTCCATACGCTCAGGGAAATCACCGAGGACCCGATGGTCAGCGGTCGGACACTGCCGTCACGTCTGCAGGTGATGGCGCAGCGGCTGGCCGAGCAGAACTGGGACGCCAATATCAGTGATCAAGAGCCTGTGGATAACCCTAAAACCGTAGAAAGCGCCCAAGGCCTTCTACGGCATTACGACGAGCCGCTTTCCGAATCGGAATCAGGGCGCAAAGCCCCGTCAGACGGCACGCTTCCGATTCCGAAGAATGACAGTACAGTACGTAAAAGAAGTATTAAAAATAATAAAGTACGTACTGTACTGCGCGAGTTGGAATATCTGGACCTGCCACCGCGTTTTCATCGCCTCGATGACGAGCAGCAAGCCGGGGCATTACTCGCACTCAGGAAGGTCGACAGCGAACTGCAACAGGCCGTGCTAGACGAATGGGACGTTCGCTGTTGTGACAGTCACGTGCAAAAGCCAGCCAACTACCTGTTTGGCATCATCCAGCGGGCCATCCGGGGAGAGTTCCATGCGTGGGCCGGTGTCGGCCCGTCCAGGAAAGATCCACCGCCGACGCCAGCACATCGGATAGACACCGAGACTGAACGCCCAGCTCAACCAGTGGACCCGGAACAGGCGAAGGCCCATATCGCCTGCCTTCAAGCGATGTTCCGCAGTACTTGA
- a CDS encoding TIGR03761 family integrating conjugative element protein → MANESLQLNLGSLRSAMALTLHTHHASRIWHGRAASEGKPGIIGLNAFLSIMNKLKRGAEQDDPYSDWWMLRVEEKINDTRTRLQALREQVDQALADVPAALSLGDNLNVQPIKLPLFVNAQLGFMAVYLLADYDELARRLILAHHTALIDRSTLERWLNDGAHALRSLFSLAQQYRYSGTCRDDFAANNAVARTARDKFGDLPQDVLEGTRRSRFAPPINRRSSRDTSAKPASPSDAPADKAGDDDEADDSVSPDEEAPA, encoded by the coding sequence ATGGCCAACGAATCTCTGCAACTGAACCTCGGATCGCTGCGCAGCGCGATGGCGCTGACGCTGCACACCCACCACGCCTCCCGCATCTGGCATGGGCGCGCCGCCTCGGAAGGCAAGCCGGGCATCATCGGCCTCAACGCCTTCCTGTCGATCATGAACAAGCTCAAGCGCGGGGCTGAACAGGACGACCCCTACTCGGACTGGTGGATGCTGCGGGTCGAGGAGAAGATCAACGACACCCGGACACGACTGCAGGCCCTGCGCGAACAGGTGGACCAGGCCCTGGCGGATGTACCGGCGGCCCTCAGCCTGGGGGACAACCTCAACGTCCAGCCCATCAAGCTGCCCCTGTTTGTCAATGCCCAGCTCGGCTTCATGGCGGTCTATCTGCTCGCCGACTACGACGAGCTGGCACGCCGCCTGATCCTGGCGCATCACACCGCGTTGATCGATCGCAGCACCCTGGAACGCTGGCTCAACGATGGGGCGCATGCCCTGCGCAGCCTGTTCTCGCTGGCCCAGCAGTACCGCTATTCCGGCACCTGCCGGGACGACTTTGCGGCCAACAACGCGGTGGCGCGGACGGCACGGGACAAGTTTGGAGACTTGCCCCAGGACGTACTCGAAGGCACCCGCCGTTCGCGCTTCGCGCCGCCGATCAACCGCCGATCGTCGCGAGATACCTCGGCCAAGCCAGCATCTCCCAGTGATGCGCCAGCCGACAAGGCCGGGGATGACGACGAAGCTGACGACAGCGTATCGCCAGACGAGGAGGCGCCAGCATGA
- a CDS encoding DUF3158 family protein produces MTESTRLGTSRRFAPLEQPDFQRLEHAAYLKGLLKPFKGKGSLEDWANQCIGLRDDLISLALRHVLPQARQVPFNLLGVQLAQQTTGAGTTFLRWRNLDRSSMGVALWEGLIAAPATPVSLIDDLYAMELQRIALNMQISLTHSIARQALDCAGKMAQAEAAYHRRTQGHATTKESNP; encoded by the coding sequence ATGACTGAGTCAACACGTCTTGGTACGTCGCGGCGCTTTGCGCCCCTGGAACAGCCGGACTTCCAGCGCCTGGAACACGCTGCCTACCTAAAAGGCCTTTTAAAACCATTTAAGGGTAAGGGGAGTCTGGAGGACTGGGCCAACCAATGCATCGGGCTGCGCGACGACCTGATCAGCTTGGCGCTGCGGCACGTGCTGCCCCAAGCCCGTCAGGTGCCATTCAACCTGCTTGGCGTGCAACTGGCCCAGCAGACCACTGGCGCCGGGACCACCTTCCTGCGCTGGCGCAACCTCGACCGGTCATCCATGGGCGTCGCCCTGTGGGAGGGACTGATCGCCGCCCCTGCGACCCCCGTCTCGCTGATCGACGACCTGTACGCCATGGAGCTGCAGCGCATTGCCCTGAACATGCAGATCAGCCTCACCCACAGCATTGCCCGCCAGGCCCTGGACTGCGCCGGCAAGATGGCCCAGGCCGAAGCGGCCTATCACCGGCGTACCCAGGGGCACGCCACCACCAAGGAGTCAAACCCATGA